In a genomic window of Nocardiopsis mwathae:
- a CDS encoding alpha-ketoacid dehydrogenase subunit beta, translated as MAEISLARALNRALSDALADDPDVLVYGEDVGALGGVFRVTDGLAAAFGEDRCFDSPLAEAAIVGTAVGMAMYGQRPVVEMQFDAFALPAFEQVVSHVAKMRNRTRGRVELPLVIRVPYGGGIGAVEHHSDSSEAYFTHTPGLRVVTPATPADGYSMLREAIECPDPVVFLEPKRRYWATAELDLPARTEPMDRAVVRRAGGDVTLIAYGPMVATALEAAEAGRREGRDIEVVDLRSLAPFDEETVVSSVRRTGRAVVVHEASTFGGYGAEVAARVTERCFHYLEAPVLRVGGLDIPYPPPKLEEYHLPGVDRILDAVDRLQWESEWVEGSADGRSTRQHTGVGA; from the coding sequence ATGGCCGAGATCAGTCTGGCACGGGCGCTCAACCGCGCCCTGAGCGACGCCCTGGCCGACGACCCCGACGTGCTCGTCTACGGGGAGGATGTCGGCGCGCTCGGCGGGGTCTTCCGGGTCACCGACGGGCTGGCCGCCGCGTTCGGCGAGGACCGGTGCTTCGACTCTCCGCTGGCCGAGGCCGCCATCGTCGGCACCGCCGTCGGCATGGCCATGTACGGGCAGCGCCCGGTGGTGGAGATGCAGTTCGACGCGTTCGCGCTGCCCGCGTTCGAGCAGGTCGTCTCGCACGTGGCCAAGATGCGCAACCGCACCCGGGGCCGGGTGGAGCTGCCGCTGGTCATCCGCGTCCCCTACGGCGGCGGGATCGGCGCGGTGGAGCACCACTCCGACTCCTCGGAGGCCTACTTCACCCACACCCCCGGGCTGCGGGTGGTGACACCCGCGACCCCGGCCGACGGCTACTCGATGCTGCGCGAGGCGATCGAGTGCCCCGACCCGGTGGTGTTCCTGGAGCCGAAGCGCCGCTACTGGGCCACGGCCGAGCTGGACCTCCCGGCCCGCACCGAGCCCATGGACCGGGCGGTGGTGCGACGCGCCGGCGGCGACGTGACCCTGATCGCCTACGGGCCGATGGTGGCCACCGCGCTGGAGGCCGCCGAGGCCGGGCGGCGTGAGGGACGCGACATCGAGGTCGTCGACCTGCGCAGCCTCGCCCCGTTCGACGAGGAGACGGTGGTGTCCTCGGTACGCCGGACCGGACGCGCGGTGGTGGTACACGAGGCCTCCACGTTCGGCGGTTACGGCGCCGAGGTCGCCGCGCGCGTCACCGAGCGCTGCTTCCACTACCTGGAGGCGCCGGTGCTGCGCGTCGGCGGACTGGACATCCCCTACCCCCCGCCCAAGCTGGAGGAGTACCACCTTCCCGGTGTCGACCGCATCCTGGACGCGGTCGACCGCCTGCAGTGGGAGTCGGAGTGGGTGGAGGGCAGTGCCGACGGCCGCTCCACCCGGCAGCACACGGGGGTGGGGGCGTGA